The nucleotide sequence AAGCGGAGAACAGCCCCTCCGGTTGGGTGCCACCTTCTAATACTAATAATGGAACCTCCAATAACCCCCCTGCCACAACTACTACTGCTTCTACCGCTACAACTATACCAACTCAAGAAACGACGACGACTACAGTTCCTGTTTGTTCTAGTAATATTTTGGAGAATAATCCACAAGTTATTTTCAATGAAATCGCTTGGATGGGGAGCGCGCACAGTGTGAATGATGAATGGATAGAATTGAAAAATATTAGTGATAATAGTGTAGATATTTCTTCCTGGCAAATACTAGATAAAACAGGGAACATTAAGATCATTATCCCGACAGGGACAACTCTGCCTGCTCATCAGTTATGGCTTTTAGAAAGAACTAATGATGATTCTGTGCCCGAAGTGGCAGCTGACCTAATTTATACAGGCGCCCTTAATAATGAAAACGAAATTTTAAGTTTTTATGACGCTGGTTGCAGATTAATGGACCAAGCTAAAGCGGACCCCAATTGGTTAGCGGGAAATAGGGAAAGCTTTAAAACTATGGAAAGAGGCAGTGATTTAACTTGGCATACTTACTGTGGCGAATCTGGGTACGGTTCTCCGAGAGAAGAAAACTCCCTTAATTGCTCTGCGCCTGTTAATACGACTACAACTACAACTACAATGCCGATTAATAATGAACCCGGTGACAATTTGTATCCTAGCCTCGAATGGAACTGGCATACTCCTACGGAGAAAAAAGCTTATTTAAAAGTTAAAAAGAGCGAATTACTAACCCCAGTAAATAATCAAGAAATTAAAGCAGTGGTCTTTTATCTAAATCAAGATCCTCCTAGCGGAGATAAATATGATTATGTCAGTTGGAGCCAGCCCAGTGAATGGGGCGTGCGGCAAGGAGATAATCAAAAAGCGTTGCTGCTCATTTATTCGGGGCCCTATAGCGTCACTAGTAGCAGTGTTTTACTTTTGGCTAAACCGGAAGCTAGTCAATCTAATCCTAATAATAGCCGCAACTATCAAGATTATTACCAAGAAAATATTTGGGTAGAAACCTATGGCTATATAGATGATTTTGGGAGTCATGGCTTTGGAGAGCAGCCCTTGACCAATCATGACTATATAACTGTTGCCACCTATGGTTTGGCAGACGAGGGAACGCATTTAAAACTGCTCAAAGCGGATAATTATCGCCATTACTTCAAGGATAGTTATTTTGAAGTTCCTAGCATGGATGCGCAATCTTTGTCTTTGAATTATGATTCTACTACTAGCGGCATAAGGATTAAATTTAAACCAGCCATGGACCATAATGTATCACCCCAATCTGTTCAATATGGAGTATTTTTAGATAGCCAAGAGGGAAGAGAAATGAGCAGTTATTGCAATTGGGGCCGATATTTCCAAATAAATGATAGCGAGACTGGCTTAAGATTAGACGCAGATGGATATTACAATATCTTTCTTAAAAATAGTGAATTTGATACAGGAGATAATCGCTTTAAAGATACTATTTTTTATGGCGCTATTGCGGCGACTGACGAATTAGGTTTTCAAGGCGTTAAACTCAGTTTGGGCAATATCACTGTGCCCAAGCTGATTCCAGACCAGCAGCCGCTCAGTGATTATATTCAAAATGTTCAGTTACATTTCCAAACCAATCCTCCAGAATCAGGTACCGGTCAACATTTATTTTTAGACTTTGACGTGGTGAAACAGCCTGAATATCCTTCCACCAATACTAATTTCTTCCTCACTTTTAAATGGCATAGTCTTAATAATAGTAGTATAGGCGGCCTACTATCTATTCCATGGGAGACTTTTTGTCCTCCAGGACAATATTGTGGCGGAGAAATCAGCTATGGCTCAAGGGGTATACCATTTGAAAATAAGCATTACAGTATTCTTTTAACTAATATTTCCAATAATTCTCAACCTGGTAGTTATAATTTTCAAAATAATGATGGCTTGACGCCGGACAATTTAAAATCTCTAGGAATTGCAGATTTGTCTCAAATAAAATTAGATATGAGTTATGAGGTAGCCAGCTCTTATGGTAATTGGTATTTTATTACCCCCAAGCTTAATTAACCTAATCTCTGTCTGGAGAATAACTATTGAGGCAGTGAGGCACTTATCTTAATAGACCCCTAAGAGCATGAAATTATTAAAAAATAGGCACAAGTTTCACTGCTAATGGCATATTAGTCTTGCTTCCAATCCTTGTCGAGTGTTACAATAACTGTCTATGAAATTGACACCGAGAATAAGCGAAGCGATAAACTACGCTAGTAAGTTACACTGTAAACAGTTCAGAAAAGGGAATCCAACTTTACCATACATCAGCCATCTTTTTGCTGTGGCGTGTATTGTTTCAGAATATACGGACGATGAAGATGTTATAATCGCCGGACTTTTACATGACTCACTAGAGGATGTAGAAGGCTATACTTATGAGCAATTGGAGAGTGATTTCGGCAGAAGAGTGGCTGATATAGTTAAAGATGTAAGCGAATGCAAAACAGCCAATGACAGCACGGACAAAAAATTAACTTGGGAGGAAAGAAAACAAAAGTATATAGAACACTTGCAAACTGCCGGCGCGGATTCGTTAATTGTTTGCGGAGCTGATAAAATTCACAATGCCGCTTCCTATATCTCTGATTATAAAGCTATTGGCCCCTCTATGTGGGAAAGGTTTAATGCTTCGCCAGAAAAGAAAATTGCCTTTTATTCTACTATCGCTGGCATATTAAAAACTCATCTGGATAATGATATGGGCGACAGAATTCAAGGGCAGTTAGATATTTTAAAAAGTCTATTGCCAGTAGAAGCCGAAATCAACGCCATCTAGAAATTTGGTAAGAACAGGCTCGGGTGCTATAATGTGGTCAAATTAAATTAACCTTATGAACATAAAAGTCTATTGTACGCCTAATTGCCCCTGGTGCGCTGCGGCCAAAGATTATCTTAGAAATCACGGTTTTGAGTTTGAAGAAATTGACGTATCTACAGACCCATTACTAGCCGAAGAGCTTATAAAAAAAAGCGGACAAATGGGGGTGCCTGTTATAGAAATAGATGATGAATTGATTATAGGTTTTAATAAAGAAAGACTAAACGAAGTGCTTAATATCAAGGAGGAAAAATAAAAATAAAGGGGCGGCTTAAAAGCCGTCTTTTTTGTTGCTATAATACATACATGATGAAGAAAGGAAACTGTGAGATAGTTGGTGTTCTTGTCAATATCAGAAGCCTCTACAATGTGGGTTCAATTTTTAGAACTTCGGATGCCTGCGGTATAAAAAAGCTTTATCTTGTAGGTTTTACTCCTACTCCAGAACATCCTAAATTGCACAAAACAGCCTTGGGGGCGGAAAATAAAATCGAGTGGGAAAAAACTCGCATGGCTTCTAATCTTATTAAAAAACTAAAAAAGGAAGGTTATAAAATAGTGGCTCTGGAAACTGGGGAAGAAAGTCTTGACCTTTATAGCTACCGTCCTAGTGCCAAAATAGCCTTAATTGTGGGGAACGAGATAAAAGGTATATCCAAAGCTACTCTTAAAGCCTGCGATGCCGTACTCAAAATTCCCATGGAGGGAATGAAAGAATCTCTCAATGTTGAAGTGGCCTTTGCTTTAGGAGCGTATCAGCTTAAATACGGTCACAGTAAAAAAATGATATAATAGCTATATAAGTTCTTAAAGTTTATAAAGTTCATAAAGCAAGAATTTGGAATAGGGAATCTGGAGAAAGGCTACATTCATTCTAAATTCCAATTTCTAAATTCCACATTCACATATGTCTCCAAAAATTATATTCATAATAGCCAAAAAATATTTCAAAGACGAAGAATACTTCGTGCCGAAGGAGATTTTAGAACGGGCCGGTTTTTTTGTGGAAACAGTTGCTCAAGAGAAGGGATTAGCTGAGGGGGTAGACGGGGGAGAAGCTTTAGTTGATGCCTCTTTAAGAAATGTGGATTTGGAATCAGCCGTAGCCGTAGTTTTAGCTGGCGGTGGGGGTGCCCAAGTTTATTTTGAAGACAAACTTGTGCATAATTTGCTTGCTGAAGCTAATAAACAAGGAAAAATTATAGGCGCTATCTGCATAGCCCCTACCATCTTGGCCAAAGCGGGCATTCTGAATGGCAAGAAAGCCACAGTTTGGTCTAGCCCTCTTGATAAAAAATTTGTTAAAATACTAGAGGAAAACGGATGTGTTTACTTGCCCCAACCCGTGGTTCAAGATGGAAATATTATTACCGCCAACGGACCAGAGGCTGCTGCAGATTTTGCCCAAGCGCTTGTGTCTAAACTTAAAAATAATTAAAAATAGAATAAATTTATCTTCATGAAAATAGCTATTAATGGATTCGGAAGAAT is from Candidatus Paceibacterota bacterium and encodes:
- a CDS encoding DJ-1/PfpI family protein, whose protein sequence is MSPKIIFIIAKKYFKDEEYFVPKEILERAGFFVETVAQEKGLAEGVDGGEALVDASLRNVDLESAVAVVLAGGGGAQVYFEDKLVHNLLAEANKQGKIIGAICIAPTILAKAGILNGKKATVWSSPLDKKFVKILEENGCVYLPQPVVQDGNIITANGPEAAADFAQALVSKLKNN
- a CDS encoding glutaredoxin domain-containing protein; translated protein: MNIKVYCTPNCPWCAAAKDYLRNHGFEFEEIDVSTDPLLAEELIKKSGQMGVPVIEIDDELIIGFNKERLNEVLNIKEEK
- a CDS encoding HD domain-containing protein codes for the protein MKLTPRISEAINYASKLHCKQFRKGNPTLPYISHLFAVACIVSEYTDDEDVIIAGLLHDSLEDVEGYTYEQLESDFGRRVADIVKDVSECKTANDSTDKKLTWEERKQKYIEHLQTAGADSLIVCGADKIHNAASYISDYKAIGPSMWERFNASPEKKIAFYSTIAGILKTHLDNDMGDRIQGQLDILKSLLPVEAEINAI
- a CDS encoding RNA methyltransferase, whose product is MMKKGNCEIVGVLVNIRSLYNVGSIFRTSDACGIKKLYLVGFTPTPEHPKLHKTALGAENKIEWEKTRMASNLIKKLKKEGYKIVALETGEESLDLYSYRPSAKIALIVGNEIKGISKATLKACDAVLKIPMEGMKESLNVEVAFALGAYQLKYGHSKKMI
- a CDS encoding lamin tail domain-containing protein; this encodes MKYFIFICVCFGLTLIPVYSGLAYAPLTTHSGLTENIANFYNFSAPKKITDTQMEWLIQGSQNEDNGLRCLNHAYDPIYNRGWHLSLINTDIGYTSKEWSQSENAQIAFGAMDFSAIRDTWQSLWLGPNNLDSNQTWNKAIYEYLSGHEKEAFVALGHVLHLIEDATVPAHVRANSHPDILGKYSWSDYEQRAKIYDRAILKNYATALKKQGLTSSKFDSLNSLFDDLASKVNHYYYSDDTIRSSEYKYPQPEYEGELPEGYFVMGQDYNGKTIHLAYKQSGVGYRVKSGLDVYTLNNDIVFKDYWQSLSPLAVSYGSSAIDLFFKEVQKAAQEKDYLAQNNQSALTKLAANLLNLTVNLNSGPTNTPVSTYPSNSSATPETSLTTLKATTSTTKTKITATTKTVVSTATTRPTTTTTKKTTTTTTTTKPTTTTTTKLKLASCSFSSTNFNASQTVILNEIAWMGSAHSANDEWIELKNLTNQNVNIGQWQIISKTGNINIILPSNTIIPAHGFYLLERTDETSAPYTSSDFIYSGSLNNSNDGLKLFASQCSLMDTVLADSTWPAGDVSSKRSMERGSDLTWHTYSYATSLNDVFGTPKAENSPSGWVPPSNTNNGTSNNPPATTTTASTATTIPTQETTTTTVPVCSSNILENNPQVIFNEIAWMGSAHSVNDEWIELKNISDNSVDISSWQILDKTGNIKIIIPTGTTLPAHQLWLLERTNDDSVPEVAADLIYTGALNNENEILSFYDAGCRLMDQAKADPNWLAGNRESFKTMERGSDLTWHTYCGESGYGSPREENSLNCSAPVNTTTTTTTMPINNEPGDNLYPSLEWNWHTPTEKKAYLKVKKSELLTPVNNQEIKAVVFYLNQDPPSGDKYDYVSWSQPSEWGVRQGDNQKALLLIYSGPYSVTSSSVLLLAKPEASQSNPNNSRNYQDYYQENIWVETYGYIDDFGSHGFGEQPLTNHDYITVATYGLADEGTHLKLLKADNYRHYFKDSYFEVPSMDAQSLSLNYDSTTSGIRIKFKPAMDHNVSPQSVQYGVFLDSQEGREMSSYCNWGRYFQINDSETGLRLDADGYYNIFLKNSEFDTGDNRFKDTIFYGAIAATDELGFQGVKLSLGNITVPKLIPDQQPLSDYIQNVQLHFQTNPPESGTGQHLFLDFDVVKQPEYPSTNTNFFLTFKWHSLNNSSIGGLLSIPWETFCPPGQYCGGEISYGSRGIPFENKHYSILLTNISNNSQPGSYNFQNNDGLTPDNLKSLGIADLSQIKLDMSYEVASSYGNWYFITPKLN